Within the Pseudanabaena sp. FACHB-2040 genome, the region TTGGCCGATGCTTTAGCCCTAGCCCTAGCCAACCCGCAAAGTTCGCCCCAGCAAATCGCCCGCGCCGGTTGGCAGGGATTGTGGCCAGCTGATCGACTGCGGAAATACTACCTCTACCGCTTCGGCTTAGAAAAGCTGATGCGCTTCGACGAGCAACTGCTCAAGCGTTTCTTCGATGCCTTTTTTAGCCTCCCCCAAGACCAATGGTCGGGCTTTTTAGCCGACGAACTCTCTACCCCTCAACTGGTGGCGGCCATGGTAAGGCTCTTTGTGCAAGCTCCCAACGATGTACGCTGGGGTTTAATGCAGTTCCCCGGCCAAGAGAGCCAGCTTTTGTGGCAATTTTTGAGCCTGCAAGCGGCCCAAGCCTAAGCTCGACTTTAGCCATCTCGAGGGAGCCTCAGTTGCAAGATCACAAGCCTTTCAGGGAAATGCTTCTGACTCTTTAAGCATCGCCGTCTTACGCCAATGTTGAGAAAACATACCCCCTACACCCTGTTGATCCACCTGTAGATAGCCAGGAAACTGGAATCAGAGGAATTTGAAGTAGGCTGCGATCGCCTCTCCTGCAAAAGCAAACTCCATCAGCAGAGTCAGTGGGGCCATTTATCAGGGTGAAACACCTGCTTAGGTAGCCATTGCTCAGAAACCTGTATAGCACGAGCAATACCAGCTAAAGAGATACGCTTTGACAGCAATCGGTCAATCAGTTCCCGTGTGGCTTGGTCGATGATTTTTTTGCCAGGTTGTTCGATGAACTGTCGTTCGCAGTCATGGCATTTGAATCGTCGTTTACCGTTGTGGTTGCGACCGTTCTTAACCGTTTTGGTAGATGCACAAATGGGGCAAGCAGGCACAGTAGGAGAATAGCAAAGATTCTCCATCACTCCATCTTGAGCACTATCCTTTTACAAATAAGGAATATCTAAAGATAGATGTACTCATTTTCTTGACGTGTTAGCTAATTAACAGATGACGCATCATTTGTTAATGTCTGAAAGTGAATCATTCTTCGACAATGCGTAAAGCTAAACCCTCTGCCGCTGATCTGGATGTTCTTGTTCGTGAATTGAGGGCGCTCTGTGGGCTGACTCAAGAACAATTTGCCGCCAGGTTAGGTGTAACTTTAGTGACCGTGAACCGTTGGGAGAACGATCGAGCTAGGCCAATGCCCTTAGCCTTACGGCAACTGAACGCTTTGGCAGTTGAAATGAGTCAGTTTGGCAGCGAAGCAGAGCGCAAAATAGCTCACCGGTTGCTGGAGCAATATTTTCGGAAAAATTCCTAGTCCTCAAAGCCTTCATCCTCGGACTCAGTAGTGTATGTCTTATTTATGACTCACCCTCCGAAAATTCACTTAAAGCCAACACTTCTGAACCTATGGACATAGAGCGTCTCGCTAGAACGGATGCTCCTTTTCCAATCGTGGGAATCGCTGCTTCGGCAGGCGGGTTAGAGGCATTCACAGACCTGCTCTCTCATTTGCCGGCGGATACGGGCATGGCATTTGTGCTGATTCAACATCTATCTCCCGACCACGAAAGTCTGTTGTCTGAGATCTTAGGTAGAGTGACCGAAATACCTGTGCAACAGGTGCAAGACCAGGTGCCGGTCGAGCCAAACGAGATCTATGTGATTCCGCCCAATAATCAGATGACCCTAGAGAATGGAATCTTCCATCTCGCTCCGCGTCAGAAAGTCCTAGGCAAATACATGCCGGGAGATGCATTTTTCGAGTCTTTAGCAGTGGATCGAGGGAACAAGGCGATTGCGGTTGTTCTATCGGGCATGGAT harbors:
- a CDS encoding helix-turn-helix transcriptional regulator: MNHSSTMRKAKPSAADLDVLVRELRALCGLTQEQFAARLGVTLVTVNRWENDRARPMPLALRQLNALAVEMSQFGSEAERKIAHRLLEQYFRKNS